From the genome of Thermoflexus hugenholtzii JAD2:
GCCGCCTCGCCGGGGTAGGGGAGGCCCAGGTGCTCGTAGGCGCGGCGGGTCAGCACCCGGCCGCGGGGTGTGCGGTCCAGGAAGCCCAGCTGCAGCAGGTAGGGCTCCACCACGTCCATGATCGTGTCCGGCTCCTCGGAGAGGGCCGCGGCCAGGGTCTCCAGGCCGACCGGGCCGCCGCCGAACTTCTCCGCCATGGTGCGCATCAGCCGGCGGTCCAGCTCGTCCAGCCCCATGGGATCCACGTCCATCAGCCGGAGGGCCTCGGCGGCCACGGCGCCGGTGATGACGCCGTCGGCGCGGACCTGGGCGTAGTCCCGGACGCGGCGGAGGAGGCGGATGGCCACGCGGGGGGTGCCGCGGGCACGCCGAGCGATCTCCCGCACGCCCGCCTCGTCGATCTCCACCCCCAGCACCCGGGCGGCGCGGCGGACGATGGTTTCCATCGCCGGCAGATCGTAGAAGTCCAGGCGGAAGATGGCGCCGAAGCGGGCGCGCAGCGGGGCGGTGAGCAGGGCCAGGCGGGTGGTGGCGCCGATGACGGTGAAGCGAGGGAGGCTCAGGCGGATGCTGCGGGCGGCCGGTCCCTTCCCGATGATGATATCTAAGGCGAAGTCCTCCATGGCCGGGTAGAGGATCTCCTCCACAGCCCGAGGGAGGCGGTGGATCTCATCGATGAAGAGGATCTCACCGGCCCGCAGGTTGGTGAGGATGGCAGCCAGGTCCCCGGCGCGCTCGATGGCGGGGCCGGAGGTGATGCGGATGGGGACGCCCATCTCGGCGGCGATGACGGTGGCCAGGGTGGTCTTGCCCAGGCCGGGGGGGCCGTAGAAGAGCAGGTGATCGAGGGGCTCCCCGCGGGCCCGCGCCGCTTCGATCAGGATGCGCAGGTTCTCTTTCACCCGGTCCTGGCCGATGAACTCCTCCAGCCGCTGGGGTCGGAGGGCGAGCTCGATCGCCTGCTCCTCCGGGCGGCGATAGGGAGCGATCGTCCGCTCCGGCTGGGCCGGCTCGGGCACGGGCGGATGCTCCGGCGATGAACGATCCATCGTCTCCTTCCGACGCGCCACTTCACGCCTCCTGAGCGGCGGGTCTGGGCATCCCGACCGCTCCCGGATTGGATTATACCCTCCGCCAGGGCCTCCCGGCTCTCCTTCGCACCGGGCTTGCGCGTCGAATGAATTCGACCTCAAAAGGCCTTCGGCCGGTGGTCGGCCTGCGCCGACCGGGAAGACGTTATTGCGTCGGCGGAGGCCGACGCCTGGCGCGGAGTGCCTGGGGAGGCCGATTTCCATCGGCGTGGAAGGCCTTCGGCTGGTGGTCGGCCTGGGTGCCGAATGAATTCGGCCTCAAAGGGCCTTTGGCCGGTGGTCGGCCTGCGCCGACCGAAGGAATGGTCTTTGCGTCGGCGGAGGCCGACGCCCGGCGCGCAGCGCCTGGGGAGGCCGATTTCAATCGGCGTGAAAACGGCGAGCCCCTCGAGTGAAGGCGGACGGACGAATTCGTGTATTCGCGTCTTGATTCGTGGACGGCCTCTGTCCCTGCAATGGGCAGCCGGGCATTCATTCCGATCGAACTTATAATTGGGAACCGGCCGGCATCGTTGGGTCATGCGCCCCTACCCCTCATGGATGCCCTCCTCAAGGGATCAGCGAGATGGACGGATCTCTGAGCCGAGAGCAGATCAGGGAAGGGATACTCCAGCGGATCACCCCCGCGCATCTGCTGGCGTTCACAGTGCTGGTGGGGATCTTCGTCTTCCTCAACACTCACCCTATCCGTCCGCATGATTTCTGGTGGCATCTGGCTGCGGGCCGCGAGATCGCCCGGACGGGGCGCATCCCCCTCGTGGACACGTTCTCCTACACGCGGGCGGGGGCGCCGTATCCCTCCTACGCGATGTACTGGCTGGCGGAGGTCCTCTACTACGCGCTTTACACTGCCGGCGGCCCCGCCCTCATCGTGTTCTTCCACAGCCTGCTGATCACGGCGGCTTACGGGCTGATCCTGTGGGCGGCGTGGGAGGCGGGTGGGCCGCGGGCGGCAGCGGCCGGGACGTTGCTGGCGGCGGCCCTGGGGATCGATGACTGGAACGTGCGGCCGCAGGCCTTCGGCTTCCTGGCCGGCGCGCTGTTCCTGCGGGCGCTCTCGGGGCTGGAGCGCTCCCCGCGCTGGCGGTGGGCCTTCCCCCTGGGGATGTTCCTCTGGGTGAACACCCACGGCTCCTTTCCCATCGGGCTGCTGATGGCCGGCCTCGCCGTGGCGGAGGCGGCATGGCGGGTGTTCCGCGAGGAAATGGGGAGAGAGGCCCTGGGGCTGCGGGCGCAGGCCTTCGCGCTGGCCCTGCTCAGCACGGGGCTGAACCCGCGGGGCTTCGGCGTCTACGAATACCTGGCGATGATGGCCCGCAATCCGATGCTCCGGAGCCTGGTGCCGGAGTGGGCGCCGCCGGGGCTGGACCGCCACGGGCTGCTGTTCTACATCGCTCTGGCAGGGGTGGGGGCGTTGCTGCTCCTGCCGCCCCGCCGGATGGATCCGGGCCTTCTGTTGCGGCTCGGCCCCTTCGCCGCCTTGGGGCTCTGGACCTCCCGGGGGATTGTGTGGTTCGGGATGGTCGCCGCGCCGGTCGTGGCGGAGCGGATGGCGGGGTGGCTTCGGGGGCGGGCGGGGGCGGGGATCCCGTGGATGAACGGAGTGTTCCTGGGGATGCTGGGGGTGATGGCGGCGGCCTCCTTGCCGTGGTGGAAGGGGATGTGGCCGCTGCCCCCGGCCAAGGCGGGTCTGATTTCCGCCGAGACGCCGGTGGCGGCGACGGCGTTCCTGTTGCGGGAGCGGCCGCCGGGTCCGCTCTTTCACGCCCTTTCCTTCGGGAGCTATCTGATCTGGGCGGCCCAGCCGGACTATCCGGTGTTCGTGGACCCGCGGTTGGAGCTATATCCGATGGCGGTCTGGGAGGACTACCTGGCCATCAGCGGGGCGGCGCCGGACTGGGAGACGCGCCTGGCGCGCTACGGCGTCCGGCTGTTGATGCTCAGCCCGGCCGAGCAGCCGGCCCTGATCGCCGCCGTGGCCGGTTCCCCCCGCTGGGAGCGGATCTACCGGGACGAGGCCGCCGAGATCTGGCGGAGGCGGTGAGCCCAGACTGATGGACTATTTCTTTTCCCGCACCAGGAGGGTCAGGCCGAAGCTGACGATGGAGAGCAGGACGGCGCCGATGAGGGCCTGGAGGAAGCCGCTCACTTCCAGAGGGGTGAGGGCGGCGACCAGATAGAGGATGAAGGCGTTGACGACGAAGGTGAACAGCCCCAGGGTGAGGAGGTTCAGGGGAAAGGTCAAGAAAAGCAGGAGGGGACGGATCAGGGCGTTGGCCAGGCCCAGCACCAGCCCGGCCAACAGGATGCCCTCCAGCCCCGCATCCGGCTGGAAGGACACCCCGGGGTAGATCCGGGAGATCACCCACAGGGCCACCGAGTTCAGCGCCCAGCGGATCAGAAAGCGTTGCATCGAACACCCCCACGGCGATGGAATTCCGCGAGCCCCACCATCTGCTTGGCGACCGACCAACTCATCCTTCCGGCTTCTCCTGCGGGCCGGATCCTTCCAACGGGTTCCCCCCGGTTAACCGCTCCATCAAATCCAGAGCCAGGGAACGAAAGCGATCCTTCAGGCGCTTCGGCTCGAAGGGCCGGACCATCTGGACCGGCCATCGTTCGGGATCGTCCGGGAATCCCTCGGCCCGGCTCAAGGCCACGGCAAACCCGTAACGGTCAAACCCCGGATCCTTCCGAGCAGCCAGCTCCATCAAATGTTCCAGGGAATGCTCTTCAAGCAGAAAGTAAAGGTCAACCGCATCCCGAGGTTCTGCACGTCCGTAATAGGCCAGGGTTTTTTCCGCTTTGAGGTCCTCCCAAGCGTTGACCAGAACCCCGTATTCTGATAGGAGAGGAGGAGCGAATCGAAAGGGAGCATCCAATGCCAGATCCAGACGGATCTCCTCCCCGGCTTTCTCCAGGAGCATCTCCACGAACGTGGCGAAGCGCCGGATGATTTTCACCCCCCATTCCTTTTCCCGGAATCGCCTTTCCAGCACTTGGGAGAAAGGCCCCACCAAGCCTTCTTGCGTGGTGAACAGATCCAAATCAAACGAAATCCGATGTCCGAGATAGAACTCCGCCAGGGCCGTTCCGCCCGTCAAATAAAAGTGCTCCTGGTCGGGCAGGGTGGCCAGGAGGATGAGCGCTTCCTTCTGGGCCGGGGTGAGGAGACCTTTACCTTATTAACAAGACCCTTCCTCTCCAGAAACATCTCCCAGAGGCGGTGGAGCGGAGATGGCAGGTTCAGCTCGTCGAGGATCTCCGCCACCTCCTTCAAGTCCAGCGTCTGGAGGTCCTCCTCCCGGCCGTGAAGGAGGACCTGGCGGATATACCATTTGCGCTGGAAGGGATCCCGAAGGTCCAGGCGGTCTGTGCTCCAGACCAGGTGGCGCGGGGGCCGTCCGGGCTCCGCGCGCTCCGCCTCTGCCCCGGATCCTTCGGGAAGCCCCTCCGCAGGTTCTTCGATCCGCATCAGTCCCTCTCGCGTCGGATTCGAAGGCTGCGCGGCCCTTCTCTTGATTTTCGCGGATTCAGGGATTTGGGGCCAGCGGTCGCTGTCCATCGTAGGACAACTGCTCGCAGTTGTCCTACAAAGCGGCCAGGCCCGACAAAATTGGGATACACCCCTGTCTGGAGGAGGGGGATCCGGTAAGGGGCGCGGGAGGGCGCCGGCCCGGGGCGGCGCTTCAGCTTGAAGGGTTCTCCGCCTGAAGCAGGGGAAGGGAAAGCGAGGGCTCCACACCCAGGTCCTGTCGCATGCGGCGGCGGAAGCGCTCCAGGGTGCGGAGGGCCAGGGCGCGGCGCCCCAGCGTCCACCAGGCCTGGACCAGCAGCCCGCAGGCGGCCTCGTGATAGGGGTCCCGTTCCAGGAGGGCCTGAGCCAGGGCGGCCACATCCTCCCAGGCCCCTCGCTCGGCCAGGAGGCGAGCGGCCTGCTCGGCGGCGTTCAGGTAGAGGGCGAGCAGCCGCTCCCGCTCCGGGGCGGCCCATTCCTCATATCGGCATTCCTCCAGAAACTCCCCCTGATACAGGGCCAGCGCCTGGCGGAGCCATCCCAGGGCGAGCTCCGGCTGCTCCGCGACCTGCTGCCGGGCCCGGTCGATCAGGCTCGTGAAGAGATCCGCGTCGATGTGGAAGGAGGCCTGGGGGTTCAGGCGGAGGAACTCCCCCTCCCGGATCACATAGAACGGCGGCTCCCCGGGCCGCCGGGCGGGCTCCAGGGCTCGATGGAGCGCGTGGAGGGTCACCCGGAGCTCCAGGGCGGCGCTGGAGGGATCGCGACCCGGCCAGAGGGCCTCCATCACCTCCTCCCGATGCACCGGACGCCGGCGGTGGGCGATCAGGAACTGGAGGAGGCGGCGGGCGGGTTTGCGCTCCCATGCCTCCGGCGGGATCTCATACAGCCCCCGCCAGACCCGGAAGGGGCCCAGGGTTTGCACGTAGAGGGGCGGATGGCGGCCCCGGCTCCTCTCGGGGACCGCCCAGGGGCCAAAGGGCATCGCGGAGGCGGCGGCCTGGAGGACCTGCGGGAAGAGGTGCTGCAGGTAAACAGGGAGCAGCCCGGCGGACAGGGCGGCCTGCACCAGCGTCATCCGTGACCCTGCGTCATGGAAGCCCAGGAAAGGGGTTCCGGTGAGCATGAAATCATAGCCTTCCGCCTGGATGATCTGGAGCGCCTCCTCCAGCCACGGCCGCGCGGCCTCCAGATCTCCCCGGCGGAGCCACGCCCATGCCCGCCAGAGCCGTCCCAGGGTGCACAGATAACGCTCCCCGCAGCGGAGGCCCATCCGGATTGCCTCTTCCAGCCAGCTCGTGCCCCGGGGATCCTCGTTCTGGGCGGCCGCGATCCCTTGGGCCAGCCGCATGGCGGCGGCCAGATAGGCATCCCCGGCCTCCTGTAGGATTCGTGCGCCCTCCTCGGCGTGGGCGTAAGCCAGCCCAGGCCGCCCCTTCATGCCCTCGACCCGGGTGAGGCCGAGATGGGCCTCCGCTTCGAAGCGAGGGACCCGGATCTGTCGGGCGACCTCTAAGGAGGCCCGATAGGCCTCCTCCGCCCGGCGGAGGTCGTAATCGGGGCCGGAGAGCCAGCCATGGCCCAGGCGGGCCAAGGCAACACACTCCACGATCGGCGAGCGGAGCTCCCGGCCCACTCGCAGGCCATGTTCGGCGTAGCGACGGGCCGCTTCCCCTTCCCCGGTCATGGCGCAGATCCAGGCGAGCAGGACGGTGGCCTCCCGATGGGAACGGGGGATCCGCTGCCGCTCTGGCCCCCAGGGGGCGGTTTGCAGGAGGCCTTCGACGAGAAGACGGGCCTGGGCCAGCCGGCCCTGACGGATCCGCAGGCGAGGCTCGACATCGGGGAAGAGGGCGCTGGGATCCTGACAGCGCACCCGCTCCAAGAGAAGGTCCGCTCGCCTCAGTCGTCCGGCGTTCAGCAAGTTCTCCGCCATCAGCCCGAGCAGACGGATCCGCTCGCCCGGATGGGAGCGGGTCCGGCGCCAGGCCTCGCGCAGGAGGGGGGCGGCTCGGGCGGGTTGGACGGTGTCGAGGAAGACCATGACCTGGCCGATGAGGGCCTGGACCTCGGCGGCGGCGTTGCCCCGGCGGGCGGCCTCGTGGCGGGCCCGGGCGTAGCCCGTCAGGGCCTCGTCGAAGCGGCTGAGGAGGCGGGCGGCATCAGCCCGGGCGATCCGGAGGCGGGGATGCTCCGCCAGAACCGAATCGGGGAGGCGATCCACCCACTCCGCCAGTCGAAGATATCGGCCCTGCCGGATCATACGGTCCGCGAGGGCCTCCAGCTGATCCGCGGCCTCTTCGAAGGCGCCGGCCATCAGCAGATGGACGATGGCGGCCTCCAGCTCCCCGTGTTGCCCGTAGCAATCGGCCGCCTGTCGGTGGAGCGGCCGCAGATCCCCCAGGCGGAGCTGGGCCTGGCGTTGCAGGAACTCCTGGAAGAGGTGATGGTAGCGCCAGCGCCCCTCGCCGGCGCTGATCAGGAAAAGCCCCCGTCGCTCCAGCTGGGGAAGCAGGCGTCCGGCCTCCGGGTCCTCCAACAGGGCTGTGCAGACGGATGGAGTCAGCTCGTGGAGGATGCTGGTTCGCAGCAGGAAGCGCTGGACCGGCTCGGGCTGGCGGGTCAGCACCTCCTCGGCCAGATACGCGAAGAGATCGGGCAGGGCCTCCGGCAGGCGATCGAGCAGGGTTTCCATCGCCTGGGGCCCACTCTCCCGCAGGTGGTGCAGGATCATCCACAACGCGATGATCCAGCCCTCGGTCTCCTCGGCCAGCCGGCGCGCGGCCTCCGGGCTCAGGGGAAGCCCCTGGGCGGCGAATAGCTCCTGCACCTCCTCCGGGGTGAAGGCGAGATCGGCGGTGGTGATCTCCCGGAGCTCTCCGTGCGCCCGGGCCCGCGCGCTGCCCCGCAGCTCCGGATCGTGCCGGGTGATGAGGACCAAGTGAAGGGCCGGAGGGATCTGCTCCAGCCAGCGCTCAAGCAGCGCACGGATCTCCGAGCTGTCCGCAAGATGATAGTCATCCAGGACCAGGACAGTCTCCCGGGAGAGGCGATCCACCAGATCGTTGGCCAGGGCATCGAGGGCCGCGAAGCCCCCGGGCTCGTGGAGTCGTTCGGCCGCGGAGCGACCCAGCCGGGGGTCTAGGGACTGGAAGGCGTAAATCCAGTGGGCGAGGAAGCGCTGGGGATCGCGATCGGCTTCCGTCAGGCTATACCAGAGATAGGGCCAGGGACCATAGCTCAGCGTCTGGGCCACGGCGGTGCTCTTGCCGTAGCCAGGATCCGCCTTCACCACCGCGACCGGAGCCTCCAAGGCCTCCCGAAGTCGGGCCTCCACCCGGGGGCGTCGCACCCAGGTGGGTCGGGGGCGAGGCGGGATCAGCCGGCTGCGCGCGATCCGATCTTCCAGGGCCATCGCCGGGGGCGTGGCGGGCCCCGGCCCGGCCGGGGCCCGCCACGGGATGGATCACCAGTCTCCCTCCCGTGTATAAGGATAGCACCAGAGGGCCACCTGCATGATGACCGACTTGGTCCAGGCCTGGTGCATCTTCTCCACGTCCTCCGGGGAGTGACCCTTCTTGGCCAGGAAGGGCCGGATGGTGGACGTGATGGGGTAAATGAAGGCGATGAGGTAGCGCATCGGGATGTGCGGGACGGAGCGGACCCCGTCGGTCTGGTTCTTCTTGGTCCGGTGATGGCGCAGCCCGATCTCCTGCTGGTAGTTCAGCCAGTCCTGGTCGTAGGGGCGGTTGCAGGTGTCCAGGATCCACTGGCCGAAGCGCCGACGAACGGCCTGGAGGTAGTTCATGTCGGGCTTCCCATCGGGCCCCGAGAAGTAATAGACCAGGTGCGGCTGAGAGCCCACCCAGCTATACCAGAGGTCCAGGATGTCCTCCACCTGGTCGGCCAGGACCTCCCCGGCCATCCGCAGGTAGCGGACGTCCTCCTCGGTGAACATGGTGGCCTTCTGGAGATCGGCGAACTCCTCCATGGAGACGGGGGAACGGGCCGCTTCGGCTGTCCCATAGGTGTAACCGGGGATCGTCTGCACGGACATGGCGGACCTCCTTTTGGAATTTAGGATTGAATCCGTTAAAGGAGGAGACCCAGGGCTCCTCCCTTTCCGGCTTATGGGATCACGTTCAGTGTGCCGCGCAGGTGGACGTTTTGGGGATGCAGCTGGCACCAGATCGTGAAGGCGCCGATCTTATCCGCCTTGAAGGTGATGGTTTTCGTCTCCCCGGGCTTGATCACCTCAGAGATCCTCCTGGAAGGGATGGAAACGCGAGGGACGACCGAGCGTTCTCCCCCGCTGCTTTCACACCTGCAGGGTGATCTCCACGTTGCCTCGCAGGGCGTTGGAGACCGGGCAGACCTGCTCCGCCTGCTGCGCCAGCTCTTGCAGGCGATGGCTCTCCAGGCCGGGAGCCTGGGCCTCGACCTGCAGGACCATCCGGGTGATGCGCAGGGCTGCGGGATCCCAGGCGCAGGTGGCGGCCACCGTCAATCGTTCCGGCCGGTGGCCGGCTTGGGTCAGGACGTGAGAGAGGGCCATGGCGTAGCAGATGGCGTGGGCCGCGGCGAGCAGCTCCTCCGGGCTGGTGAGCCCCTGGGGGGCCTCCGCGCGGCTGGAGAAGGTGACCCGCAGGCCGGAAAGGGCTCCGCTTCCGACCTGAAGGGTGCCGCTTCCCGTCCGCAGGTCTCCTTCCCAGATCACCTGGGCCTTTCGCTCGACGAGGGGCATGGCTGGCCTCCTTACAATGGGTTCTCGGGGTTCTCGCCGATGGGGATCGCATAGCCGGCCCGTCGCAGGGCCTCGTCCAGCTGCTCCACGGTGGGCTCCACGATGTAGAAGGCCTCGTCCCCGAACACGATGGTCGGGGTGCTGCGGAAGCCGCGGTTGAGACGCTCCACGTAGCGGGCGGCCTCCTCATCCTCGTCGATGTTGATCTCGATGAAGGGGATGCCCAGCGCCCGCAGCCGTTCGCGGGCCAGCTCGCTGTCCTCGCAATCCGGTCGGGCATACATCCGGATGGGCAGGGGACCTCCGTGGGTCATGCCGGCACCTCCTCACGAGGAGTGAAATCCGGGCACTCGGTATAGGTATCCGCATCTGGCAAGGGGGCGTCCATGAAGGCGCAGTGGTGCGGGGCGGCGGGGTTCTCCGGGTGGGCGTAGGGGCGGAAGAAGGCGCAGCCCCAGCACATCTCATAGACCACCACGTGGCCGCCGGCCGCCAGACGGCGCACGATGTGCTGCAGGGCCCCCTGGAGGGTTTGCTGATTGGGAAGGGGGAGCTCCGCGATCGCCGCCTCCAGGTCATCCAGCAGGCCCTCCAGATCCGTCACCCGGCGCCGCCCGTTCCCCGTCAGGCGCAGGGTGATGATCCGATGGTCCTCCGGCCATGGCTCGCGGGCCACCAGGCCCTTGCGCTCCAGGGCGTCGGCCACCTCGCTGGCGGTGGCCAGTGTGGCCTGCAGGCGCCGGGCCAGCCCGCCGATGGTGCGCACGCCGGGGCGCGCATAGGCCAGGAAAAGGAGCGCCTGAACCTGGGCCGGGGAGAGGCCGTGGGCCTGGCCGGCCCGGCGCAGCATGAGCTGGATGGCCTGGGCGATGCGGTAGAGGGCGATGGCGATCTGCCCGGACATCCACTCCGATCGCACGCGCGGGTTGAAGGGAGACATCGGCGTCGCTCCATTACTTAGGAGTCCGAAGCAATTATAGCGAGGGCGCGGGGATCTGTCAAGGGGGTGGGGGAGCGCGGGGGCCAACCGACGATCCCTCGGTCGCGGACGCTTCGCCTCGAGGGGGGCGGCCCGGCCCCCGCGCCGCCTCCCTCGGCCCCAGCCGCCGAACCGCGGTGGACCCGTCTTTGTAACCCGGCTGTAACGCCCCCGGAACGGCTTTCCAGGAAGATATGGCTCAAAGCCTGGCAGGTGGGCGGCGTTTCCGACAGTCAGGAGGATTCGGAGGGCCGGGATGGATCTGCTGATCCGGTATCTGGCGGGGGGGCTTTCGGCAGGGGCGCTGTATGGGCTGATGGCCCTGGGGCTGGTGCTGATCTATCGGGCGTCGGAGGTGGTGAACTTCGGCCACGGGGATCTGGCGATGGTCAGCACCTTTGCGGCCTACACCCTGTTCCGCGCCCATGCCCCGCTCCCCCTGGCGCTGGGAGGCGCTGTTCTCTTCGGCGCGGCGCTGGGGGCCCTGGCGGAGCGAGGGCTCCTGCGGCCCGCGCGCCGCCGGCGAGCCACCCCCCTCACCCTGGTGGTTCTCACCCTGGGCCTGGCGCTGGTCCTCAACGGGCTGGCGGGTCTGTTATGGGGCCATGAGATCCGCACCTTCCCGGCGCTGGTCTCCGGCCCTCCGCTGCGACTGGGGCCGGCGGTGATCACCCGGGAGCAGCTCTTCAACCTCGTGGTGGGGTTGTTGCTCGCTTTGGCCCTCTACGCCTTCCTCCGGTTCACCCGCACCGGTCTGGCCCTCCGGGCGGTCACTCAGAACCCTGAAGTCGCTCGGCTGATGGGCATCCCGGTGGACCGCATCCTGATCCTGGC
Proteins encoded in this window:
- a CDS encoding glutaredoxin family protein; this translates as MTHGGPLPIRMYARPDCEDSELARERLRALGIPFIEINIDEDEEAARYVERLNRGFRSTPTIVFGDEAFYIVEPTVEQLDEALRRAGYAIPIGENPENPL
- a CDS encoding BTAD domain-containing putative transcriptional regulator, with translation MALEDRIARSRLIPPRPRPTWVRRPRVEARLREALEAPVAVVKADPGYGKSTAVAQTLSYGPWPYLWYSLTEADRDPQRFLAHWIYAFQSLDPRLGRSAAERLHEPGGFAALDALANDLVDRLSRETVLVLDDYHLADSSEIRALLERWLEQIPPALHLVLITRHDPELRGSARARAHGELREITTADLAFTPEEVQELFAAQGLPLSPEAARRLAEETEGWIIALWMILHHLRESGPQAMETLLDRLPEALPDLFAYLAEEVLTRQPEPVQRFLLRTSILHELTPSVCTALLEDPEAGRLLPQLERRGLFLISAGEGRWRYHHLFQEFLQRQAQLRLGDLRPLHRQAADCYGQHGELEAAIVHLLMAGAFEEAADQLEALADRMIRQGRYLRLAEWVDRLPDSVLAEHPRLRIARADAARLLSRFDEALTGYARARHEAARRGNAAAEVQALIGQVMVFLDTVQPARAAPLLREAWRRTRSHPGERIRLLGLMAENLLNAGRLRRADLLLERVRCQDPSALFPDVEPRLRIRQGRLAQARLLVEGLLQTAPWGPERQRIPRSHREATVLLAWICAMTGEGEAARRYAEHGLRVGRELRSPIVECVALARLGHGWLSGPDYDLRRAEEAYRASLEVARQIRVPRFEAEAHLGLTRVEGMKGRPGLAYAHAEEGARILQEAGDAYLAAAMRLAQGIAAAQNEDPRGTSWLEEAIRMGLRCGERYLCTLGRLWRAWAWLRRGDLEAARPWLEEALQIIQAEGYDFMLTGTPFLGFHDAGSRMTLVQAALSAGLLPVYLQHLFPQVLQAAASAMPFGPWAVPERSRGRHPPLYVQTLGPFRVWRGLYEIPPEAWERKPARRLLQFLIAHRRRPVHREEVMEALWPGRDPSSAALELRVTLHALHRALEPARRPGEPPFYVIREGEFLRLNPQASFHIDADLFTSLIDRARQQVAEQPELALGWLRQALALYQGEFLEECRYEEWAAPERERLLALYLNAAEQAARLLAERGAWEDVAALAQALLERDPYHEAACGLLVQAWWTLGRRALALRTLERFRRRMRQDLGVEPSLSLPLLQAENPSS
- a CDS encoding phage holin family protein; the protein is MQRFLIRWALNSVALWVISRIYPGVSFQPDAGLEGILLAGLVLGLANALIRPLLLFLTFPLNLLTLGLFTFVVNAFILYLVAALTPLEVSGFLQALIGAVLLSIVSFGLTLLVREKK
- the ruvB gene encoding Holliday junction branch migration DNA helicase RuvB, whose protein sequence is MDRSSPEHPPVPEPAQPERTIAPYRRPEEQAIELALRPQRLEEFIGQDRVKENLRILIEAARARGEPLDHLLFYGPPGLGKTTLATVIAAEMGVPIRITSGPAIERAGDLAAILTNLRAGEILFIDEIHRLPRAVEEILYPAMEDFALDIIIGKGPAARSIRLSLPRFTVIGATTRLALLTAPLRARFGAIFRLDFYDLPAMETIVRRAARVLGVEIDEAGVREIARRARGTPRVAIRLLRRVRDYAQVRADGVITGAVAAEALRLMDVDPMGLDELDRRLMRTMAEKFGGGPVGLETLAAALSEEPDTIMDVVEPYLLQLGFLDRTPRGRVLTRRAYEHLGLPYPGEAAQPPLPMEPAGWDG
- a CDS encoding OsmC family peroxiredoxin, with amino-acid sequence MPLVERKAQVIWEGDLRTGSGTLQVGSGALSGLRVTFSSRAEAPQGLTSPEELLAAAHAICYAMALSHVLTQAGHRPERLTVAATCAWDPAALRITRMVLQVEAQAPGLESHRLQELAQQAEQVCPVSNALRGNVEITLQV
- a CDS encoding branched-chain amino acid ABC transporter permease yields the protein MDLLIRYLAGGLSAGALYGLMALGLVLIYRASEVVNFGHGDLAMVSTFAAYTLFRAHAPLPLALGGAVLFGAALGALAERGLLRPARRRRATPLTLVVLTLGLALVLNGLAGLLWGHEIRTFPALVSGPPLRLGPAVITREQLFNLVVGLLLALALYAFLRFTRTGLALRAVTQNPEVARLMGIPVDRILILAWGVGVGLGAIAGILAAPLIYLEPNAMLPLLIKGFAAAVLGGMTSLPGAVIGGWLLGILENLAAGYIATELKTPLAFALIVAVLVVRPAGLLGRPISHRV
- a CDS encoding MarR family winged helix-turn-helix transcriptional regulator — encoded protein: MSPFNPRVRSEWMSGQIAIALYRIAQAIQLMLRRAGQAHGLSPAQVQALLFLAYARPGVRTIGGLARRLQATLATASEVADALERKGLVAREPWPEDHRIITLRLTGNGRRRVTDLEGLLDDLEAAIAELPLPNQQTLQGALQHIVRRLAAGGHVVVYEMCWGCAFFRPYAHPENPAAPHHCAFMDAPLPDADTYTECPDFTPREEVPA
- a CDS encoding nucleotidyl transferase AbiEii/AbiGii toxin family protein encodes the protein MTGGTALAEFYLGHRISFDLDLFTTQEGLVGPFSQVLERRFREKEWGVKIIRRFATFVEMLLEKAGEEIRLDLALDAPFRFAPPLLSEYGVLVNAWEDLKAEKTLAYYGRAEPRDAVDLYFLLEEHSLEHLMELAARKDPGFDRYGFAVALSRAEGFPDDPERWPVQMVRPFEPKRLKDRFRSLALDLMERLTGGNPLEGSGPQEKPEG
- a CDS encoding protoglobin domain-containing protein gives rise to the protein MSVQTIPGYTYGTAEAARSPVSMEEFADLQKATMFTEEDVRYLRMAGEVLADQVEDILDLWYSWVGSQPHLVYYFSGPDGKPDMNYLQAVRRRFGQWILDTCNRPYDQDWLNYQQEIGLRHHRTKKNQTDGVRSVPHIPMRYLIAFIYPITSTIRPFLAKKGHSPEDVEKMHQAWTKSVIMQVALWCYPYTREGDW